One Lytechinus pictus isolate F3 Inbred chromosome 12, Lp3.0, whole genome shotgun sequence genomic region harbors:
- the LOC129272407 gene encoding probable JmjC domain-containing histone demethylation protein 2C isoform X3, translating to MFSHAYDSFVNSLLKGENVGITRRTNRAPAVTTQATTTTHTRTVQRSHSPSHAPSGPQTTVISNNSSSSSGGNGGSSNSKKKRKENKDVTQVSTPPVVPQEQPEKADKTLEKPGKEKTLGTCASAHKSKKERKRKSDEPVEEEKKPPSCTPEKRPRSNSGNSETSQERVELSKGETLESVIPGSETNKSEPVSKPDKVWQSNTTPVQVESKLREDINVVCNSSKTKNKAVNKQEQAISSDTKDSRSSTPDSVKKHKSKSKKEHRLKQIEPIEDTPPVIPAVDQSRVTASTNVTTSVSKQMVESKTEATGPGGLRPPIPEKEANRKNLREFPSNVLREQSLTSAIAGIIARELNRDSSDVSSGVGKKPEPNSVTSGISTSEIQPSSVCQQITNNSSITKSSISDRSVKSGPITTALYTSSSQQSVLPNRTIASSNSVPVISHGNGGLTGLPGMDRNSSGITSENTKLSNSTNLSSKPFAPHPVLGERIARPEARDPRRETSSSTSEKSEGGKSSSTDRSRDSDQSRTDKKTNLVTDLKTPVQVYRDPNLSDSEVIHVDSIQHHPAHLMKIGDQAQHTPSPGQHPITPSPHALRNPSATAAPPNPSAIVASPSAFVAAPSVGHIPAHHPIQHHGHAMFPAHLQLYQQHPLASQLVVPGHFPQHHLAGLDRHSLQQLHTQGLVGLVQPDPMTRIRLGGIHGIVSPQHAATALQGSMHTGLTQAQLQAIHQQHPGLPLPPSWVIQQEELERAHLQQQKTQAAAAAAAEKGSSALPHHPSAPTSQVRIDPTPSAASSVDKKPHPAHLPAGSHPQHHTHPQLMSVSQAAQGGAQGLVGHEAAAAVAAHHARHQYQELDAQAAVQQHFQESLRKLQVPFSFSAPTTGGSITEGTALPKNKGQLPKEAMDRQHKERQEHEERLRREREEKELEWQRIQRDKERKHQDSDPRLRFPGMESESVYKHPVSEGKHPYDDPLYRQSLAHAGLVRYQEELAKYPMDLKHEPKIKLERTELNARTHDGPGFKAYQSSVRSDAHTTYYNTLSMKSEEPRAGVPVRTEQNRQMATASAYKPKPDNLVGYQPFLHTITSHGGEKGETFSKHSDEYKMAANAAAMQGARRAIPTPPPLIKREPDRSEIALHSSVIQASRCERRPETMHHAGAVFTASSSSHDIHFTQASKHLALSDVRTNNEVSHSVPVIKHTIGTPPPLHSSAGQTTASQLVRQSHIPPQSPLKVATPQQLSAAVLQLGSHSVSSTTTTTMGVYPHHVYSTAQTTTATSSNSLLMSALRPQDMTRVSEAMEVDQGTMKRKPSQAAAAMFHKKRPKTKEDMHSDSGNLDKKESTGMSYIEQYHNFVMEPNAHNSTSVGNATVCKATENIELKIEKVDQYKRLSLDSSAPASLLSGETHRTPNGTCSDGESNRCISPRSTASDSSEGRSLKSASPHRAGGHMYLKKAWLARHSESKTPFGMPSAGASSTNNLDPKQEPGLSSKLSNSLPNGHLMGGTFAQVAQSMDADKSVTIDDIPKSIPNHIYDFDQDKSSTCSEASTVSSHKSRSRKSGKDRTKKKDRKRHGSPAESKKHGKDKGDKSEEKIGDCEKPKSEYVLGLEACRIMSNNMESKSTQQITELLNLIAQSPKKRKLTRSSKDSKDGQLNRQVTKPAVTKPTVTKLKKSGEAFLQDGYCSDITPNLMKCRECRIKPSSKQSKLNNIFCRFYAFRRLKYSTKGNLTLAGFSEPEQCDSEDLSPWLPYPPDSESKLDLETCLYILSRVGPQFCQLVQQEQQAKTWCPTPDKIAWKRAVIGVREMCDTCDTTLFNIHWTCSKCGFVVCLDCYHSKSNEEKNDENTPENGPKWLKCIKDQVHQPDSLMLTQMIPGNALWDVGELMHQVCTKWRIPSACPCLGDGKPAVNGMSPTRGQIVSEWKRDDLLSSTALSGHLSNSRSNRMPKLTSLPQSASPLAFLADIATSQDGKRGVDGLNSKSVDKACSVDVDAKGEPCSTLRDLLTKTAGKLCKPSPNDGNLLTQLLPKVDCISKKTSRTMTSTFEDIIATVVEQNISAPGKDRSGVKTPRLSTSSVTDMTTSPSNSSKVERKGKTAGNRNTLVESSVTFPDVPHSWLCDGRLLRLHDPSHAGNLRIFQEQWRKGEPILVSNVHKQLDDNLWHPTFFNKHFGHLENDLVDCRSGDVITGAPMRDFWNGFEDISNRLETKQGLPIILKLKDWPPAQDFSELLPRHFQDLMNNLPLPDYTRRDGRFNLSSRLPDFFVKPDLGPKMYNAYGLARYSSCGTTNLHLDISDAVNVMVYVGKPHSVDGQETCDSYEKEAIEAVNHMCMDEQTKQRVREKEERPGAIWHLFRAADTNKIRQFLCKLSEEKGEDVPTDHDPIHDQSWYLDNELLDRLYKEYGVQGWAIAQCWGDAIFIPAGAPHQVRNVHSSIKVAEDFVSPEHISECFWLTQEFRQLSATHSNHEDKLQVKNIIYHAIKDTIGLLVTKTPPGELTDPFGAGKVFEALQQQQHQQQLLLQQPQPTATSQHHQQPQHQQQLVPQQLVAKSPQSKPSPASTPPVTSNNTCSSS from the exons AAAAACCTGGCAAGGAGAAAACCTTAGGAACCTGTGCCAGTGCACACAAGAGcaagaaggagaggaagagaaaatCGGATGAACCAGTTGAAGAGGAGAAGAAGCCGCCATCTTGTACACCTGAGAAGCGACCAAGGTCAAATTCTGGGAATTCTGAAACATCGCAAGAACGCGTTGAGTTGAGCAAAGGTGAAACTCTTGAATCCGTTATTCCTGGTAGTGAAACAAATAAAAGTGAACCTGTATCAAAACCTGATAAAGTGTGGCAATCGAACACTACTCCTGTGCAAGTGGAATCTAAACTGAGAGAGGATATTAATGTGGTCTGTAATTCCAGTAAAACCAAGAATAAGGCAGTGAATAAACAGGAACAAGCCATTAGCAGTGATACCAAGGATTCACGTTCCTCTACTCCGGACTCGGTCAAGAAACATAAGTCAAAATCAAAGAAGGAGCACAGACTCAAACAAATAGAACCCATAGAGGATACTCCACCAGTAATACCTGCTGTTGATCAAAGCAGAGTGACTGCATCTACTAATGTGACAACCAGTGTCTCCAAACAGATGGTCGAGTCCAAAACTGAAGCAACTGGGCCTGGTGGTTTGAGGCCACCTATTCCTGAAAAGGAAGCAAACAGGAAGAACTTAAGAGAGTTTCCGTCAAATGTTCTGAGAGAACAATCACTCACATCGGCCATTGCTGGAATCATTGCTCGGGAACTGAATAGAGACTCTTCAGATGTTTCCTCAGGTGTTGGTAAGAAACCAGAACCTAATTCAGTCACATCAGGTATTTCCACATCGGAAATACAACCATCAAGTGTATGTCAGCAAATAACAAACAATAGTAGTATTACAAAATCTAGCATTAGTGATAGATCAGTGAAAAGTGGACCAATAACCACAGCGTTATATACAAGTAGTAGCCAGCAGAGTGTGTTACCAAATAGGACGATAGCTTCATCAAACTCTGTACCTGTGATATCACATGGCAATGGCGGATTGACAGGACTACCAGGCATGGATAGAAACTCCTCTGGAATTACAAGTGAAAATACCAAGTTATCAAACTCTACAAATCTTTCATCCAAACCTTTTGCTCCACACCCAGTGCTTGGTGAAAGAATTGCAAGACCTGAAGCAAGAGATCCAAGAAGAGAAACAAGTAGTTCAACAAGTGAAAAGAGTGAAGGTGGGAAGTCTTCTTCCACAGATAGGAGCAGAGACTCTGATCAGTCCAGGACAGACAAAAAGACAAATCTGGTCACTGACCTAAAGACTCCAGTACAGGTTTATCGGGATCCGAATTTGTCAGACTCGGAAGTGATTCATGTGGATTCAATTCAGCATCATCCAGCTCACTTGATGAAGATAGGGGATCAGGCACAGCATACCCCTTCCCCGGGACAACACCCTATCACTCCATCCCCACACGCACTCAGGAATCCCAGTGCCACAGCAGCCCCTCCCAATCCCAGCGCCATTGTTGCCTCGCCGAGTGCCTTCGTGGCTGCACCCTCAGTCGGTCACATTCCAGCCCACCATCCCATCCAACACCACGGTCACGCCATGTTTCCTGCGCACCTCCAACTCTATCAGCAGCATCCGTTGGCCTCGCAGCTGGTCGTACCGGGACACTTCCCGCAACACCATCTCGCAGGTCTGGATCGGCATTCGCTGCAACAGCTTCATACCCAGGGCCTCGTTGGGCTAGTCCAGCCTGATCCTATGACCAGAATTCGATTGGGAGGTATACATGGGATTGTGTCTCCACAACATGCTGCTACTGCTCTTCAGGGGAGCATGCACACTGGCTTGACACAAGCTCAGTTGCAGGCCATACACCAACAGCATCCTGGCTTACCACTGCCACCAAGTTGGGTTATACAGCAGGAAGAGCTGGAAAGGGCTCATCTACAACAG CAGAAAACCCAGGCTGCTGCCGCAGCTGCAGCTGAAAAGGGTTCCTCTGCCTTACCCCACCACCCATCAGCCCCAACCAGCCAGGTACGGATCGACCCTACCCCTTCAGCTGCTTCCAGCGTGGACAAGAAACCCCATCCTGCCCATCTCCCTGCAGGCTCTCACCCTCAGCATCACACACACCCCCAGCTGATGTCTGTCAGCCAGGCTGCCCAGGGTGGTGCCCAGGGTCTTGTAGGACATGAAGCAGCAGCCGCAGTAGCTGCTCACCATGCTAGACATCAGTATCAGGAACTGGATGCACAG GCGGCTGTCCAGCAACACTTCCAGGAGTCCCTGCGGAAGCTGCAGGTGCCCTTCTCTTTCTCTGCACCTACAACAGGTGGCAGTATCACAGAAGGTACAGCTCTTCCTAAGAACAAAGGACAACTTCCCAAAGAGGCCATGGACAGACAG CACAAAGAGAGGCAAGAGCATGAAGAAAGATTAAGGagggaaagggaagagaaagaaCTTGAATGGCAAAGAATACAGAGAGATAAGGAGCGCAAGCACCAAGACTCTGATCCCAGACTAAGA TTTCCTGGTATGGAGAGTGAGAGCGTGTACAAACATCCTGTCTCAGAGGGCAAACATCCCTACGATGATCCACTTTACAGGCAATCATTAGCGCATGCTGGACTTGTGCGATATCAGGAAGAACTGGCAAAGTACCCAATGGATCTCAAACACGAGCCCAAAATTAAACTTGAAAGAACAGAATTGAATGCAAGGACTCACGATGGGCCAGGTTTCAAGGCATATCAGTCTTCAGTCAGATCGGATGCACACACAACATACTACAATACCTTGTCTATGAAATCGGAAGAACCCAGAGCAGGTGTGCCAGTGAGGACTGAACAGAATAGGCAGATGGCAACGGCATCTGCTTACAAGCCTAAACCTGATAATTTAGTGGGATATCAGCCATTCCTGCACACCATCACTAGTCATGGCGGGGAGAAAGGGGAAACGTTTAGCAAGCATAGCGACGAGTACAAAATGGCTGCTAATGCTGCTGCTATGCAGGGAGCGAGGCGAGCAATCCCAACCCCACCACCTCTTATTAAGAGAGAACCAGACAGGTCTGAAATAGCATTGCATTCTAGTGTGATTCAAGCATCCAGGTGTGAGCGAAGACCAGAGACTATGCACCATGCTGGAGCAGTGTTTACCGCCTCCAGTTCCAGTCATGATATCCATTTCACACAGGCAAGCAAGCATCTTGCGTTGTCAGATGTAAGAACAAACAATGAGGTATCACATTCGGTACCGGTCATCAAGCATACAATAGGCACTCCGCCTCCCTTGCATAGCTCGGCAGGCCAGACCACTGCGAGTCAGTTGGTAAGACAGTCTCATATACCCCCTCAGTCCCCTCTCAAAGTGGCAACTCCACAGCAGCTTTCAGCGGCTGTTCTTCAACTTGGCTCTCATTCTGTCAGCAGTACTACCACAACAACCATGGGGGTGTATCCCCATCATGTCTACTCCACTGCCCAAACAACTACAGCAACGAGCTCTAACTCACTCCTCATGTCAGCTCTTCGTCCTCAAGACATGACGAGAGTGAGTGAAGCCATGGAGGTTGATCAAGGTACTATGAAGCGAAAGCCCAGTCAGGCAGCGGCTGCCATGTTCCACAAAAAGAGACCAAAAACAAAGGAGGATATGCACAGTGATAGTGGGAACTTGGACAAAAAGGAGTCTACTGGTATGTCCTACATCGAGCAATACCATAATTTTGTGATGGAACCCAATGCTCATAATAGTACGTCTGTTGGAAATGCTACGGTTTGTAAAGCGACTGAAAACATTGagctgaaaattgaaaaagttGATCAGTACAAGCGATTGAGCCTAGACTCCTCAGCGCCAGCGTCTCTATTGTCGGGTGAGACACATAGAACGCCAAATGGGACGTGTTCGGATGGTGAAAGCAACCGGTGTATTTCACCGCGTAGTACTGCCAGTGATTCTTCAGAGGGGCGTAGCTTGAAGTCGGCATCACCGCACCGTGCAGGAGGACATATGTATCTCAAGAAGGCCTGGCTGGCCAGACACTCTGAGAGCAAGACACCGTTTGGTATGCCTTCTGCAGGTGCATCATCCACAAACAACCTTGATCCTAAACAAGAGCCTGGTCTTTCATCCAAGCTCTCAAATTCTCTTCCTAATGGACATCTCATGGGTGGTACCTTTGCACAGGTGGCGCAGAGCATGGACGCTGACAAATCAGTCACCATTGATGACATTCCAAAAAGCATTCCGAACCACATCTATGACTTTGATCAGGACAAATCCTCCACCTGCTCGGAAGCATCCACGGTATCCAGCCACAAGTCGCGATCGCGAAAAAGTGGGAAGGACAGGACTAAGAAAAAGGATCGTAAGCGTCATGGTTCCCCCGCTGAATCCAAGAAACATGGGAAAGATAAAGGAGATAAGAGCGAGGAAAAGATTGGTGACTGTGAAAAACCAAAGTCGGAATATGTGCTGGGACTGGAAGCCTGTAGGATTATGTCAAACAACATGGAAAGCAAAAGTACTCAACAG ATCACAGAACTGCTAAATCTGATAGCACAATCCCCAAAGAAAAGGAAGCTTACAAGATCCAGCAAAGATAGTAAAGACG gtcaACTGAATAGACAGGTTACCAAGCCTGCTGTGACCAAGCCTACTGTGACCAAACTCAAGAAGTCTGGAGAGGCCTTTCTTCAAGATGGCTACTGCTCCGACATCACTCCAAACCTCATGAAATGCAGAGAATGTCGGATCAAACCTTCATCCAAGCAATCTAAACTCAATAACATTTTCTGCAGATTCTATGCCTTCCGAAG ACTGAAATACAGTACCAAAGGTAACCTAACCTTAGCCGGGTTCTCTGAGCCTGAACAGTGTGACTCAGAAGACCTTAGCCCCTGGTTACCTTACCCTCCGGACTCCGAGAGCAAGCTGGATCTAGAGACGTGTCTTTATATCTTATCGAGGGTCGGACCTCAGTTCTGTCAGCTGGTGCAGCAGGAGCAGCAGGCTAAGACTTGGTGTCCAACCCCAG ACAAAATAGCATGGAAGAGGGCCGTGATCGGTGTTCGTGAGATGTGCGATACCTGTGACACTACTCTCTTCAATATCCATTGGACATGCTCTAAATGTGGCTTTGTGGTCTGCCTCGATTGCTACCACTCAAAGAGCAATGAGGAAAAGA ACGATGAAAACACTCCAGAGAATGGACCCAAGTGGTTGAAGTGTATCAAAGATCAAGTTCATCAACCCGATAGTCTCATGCTAACTCAGATGATCCCTGGAAATG CTCTGTGGGATGTGGGAGAGCTGATGCATCAGGTCTGCACCAAATGGAGGATACCATCTGCTTGTCCTTGTCTTGGAGATGGTAAACCAGCCGTCAACGGCATGTCACCG ACAAGAGGCCAGATTGTTTCAGAGTGGAAGAGGGATGACCTTCTATCATCTACCGCCCTCAGTGGTCATCTTTCAAACTCTCGTTCGAATAGAATGCCCAAGCTGACATCTCTTCCACAGTCGGCCTCACCACTGGCCTTCCTAGCTGATATTGCTACGTCTCAGGATGGCAAACGTGGTGTGGATGGCCTCAACTCTAAATCAGTTGACAAAGCGTGTTCTGTTGACGTTGATGCAAAGGGTGAACCTTGTTCCACGCTCAGAGACTTACTCACCAAGACAGCCGGGAAGCTATGCAAACCATCACCTAACGATGGAAACCTTCTCACGCAGTTACTGCCCAAAGTCGATTGCATCTCCAAGAAGACGTCCCGCACGATGACAAGCACATTTGAAGACATCATCGCCACGGTCGTTGAGCAGAATATCTCCGCTCCTGGGAAGGATCGAAGCGGTGTCAAGACTCCTCGACTGTCCACATCGTCTGTCACGGACATGACAACGTCACCAAGCAACAGCAGCAAAGTGGAGAGGAAAGGAAAGACTGCAGGGAATAGGAACACTCTTGTTGAATCTAGTGTAACATTTCCTGATGTACCTCATTCATGGTTATGTGATGGGAGGCTGCTAAGATTACATGATCCTTCTCATGCTGGTAATCTACGTATCTTTCAAGAACAATGGAGGAAAGGAGAG CCAATCTTGGTTAGCAATGTTCACAAGCAGCTTGATGATAACCTATGGCATCCAACCTTCTTCAACAAACACTTTGGTCACCTTGAGAATGACCTTGTAGACTGTCGATCAGGGGACGTTATAACAGGTGCCCCTATGAGAGACTTCTGGAATGGTTTTGAGGATATCTCAA ATCGTTTGGAGACGAAGCAAGGGTTACCCATCATCCTGAAACTGAAGGATTGGCCACCAGCGCAAGACTTCAGCGAGCTTCTACCTCGACACTTTCAGGATCTGATGAATAACCTACCCTTGCCTGACTACACCCGTAGGGATGGTAGGTTCAATCTATCGTCTAGACTGCCAGACTTCTTCGTCAAACCCGACCTTGGACCAAAGATGTACAATGCCTATG GCCTTGCCCGCTATTCATCATGCGGCACTACCAACCTTCATCTAGACATCTCTGATGCTGTCAATGTGATGGTATATGTAGGCAAGCCACATAGCGTAGACGGACAAGAAACATGTGATTCATATGAAAAAG AAGCAATCGAGGCTGTGAATCACATGTGTATGGATGAGCAGACCAAACAGAGAGTcagagagaaggaggaaagaccAGGAGCCATCTGGCATCTCTTCAGGGCTGCTGATACTAACAAGATTAGACAGTTTCTTTGCAAG CTGTCTGAAGAGAAGGGCGAGGATGTGCCCACCGACCACGACCCCATCCATGACCAGAGCTGGTATCTGGACAACGAGCTGCTGGATCGTCTCTATAAGGAGTACGGGGTACAGGGATGGGCTATCGCTCAGTGCTGGGGTGATGCTATATTCATTCCTGCCGGCGCTCCACATCAG GTGAGGAATGTCCACTCGTCCATCAAGGTTGCAGAGGACTTTGTCTCTCCAGAGCACATCAGTGAATGTTTCTGGTTGACTCAGGAGTTCCGTCAGCTCAGTGCTACCCACTCCAACCATGAAGACAAACTGCAAGTAAAGAACATCATCTACCATGCCATTAAGGACACCATTGGGCTGCTGGTGACCAAGACACCGCCCGGGGAGTTGACCGACCCCTTTGGAGCTGGTAAGGTGTTTGAAGCACTGCAGCAACAGCAACACCAACAGCAACTTCTGCTGCAGCAGCCACAGCCCACTGCAACATCACAACATCATCAGCAGCCACAACACCAACAACAGCTGGTCCCCCAGCAACTGGTTGCGAAATCACCGCAGTCTAAGCCCTCTCCTGCGTCAACGCCACCGGTCACAAGCAACAACACCTGCAGTAGCTCGTGA